A DNA window from Carassius gibelio isolate Cgi1373 ecotype wild population from Czech Republic chromosome A6, carGib1.2-hapl.c, whole genome shotgun sequence contains the following coding sequences:
- the LOC128015846 gene encoding FERM domain-containing protein 4B isoform X4: protein MVSSSVEPVCVETENIEVESEIVFKLAAYTVQEAYGDYTSDESSRSDLKKLPAFPTAVLKEHPSLVFCEDKVIEHYKKLKGLSRGQAIIRYLTLVESLPAYGVHFYKVKDKQGIPWWLGISYKGIGQYDLQDKLKPRKLFLWKQLENLYFREKKFAVEVNEPQRRTASRRTFGQSGQVIYSWYASHSLIKTIWVMAISQHQFYLDRKQSKAKITSARSLGDIAMDLTETGAPRNSKLVSMESKDKLIMASNGSLVSSNSVDNEVNEEQKKEKIAELKNKQESIKEMVALKEEELKKICLREAELTGVLPKEYPLAPGEKPPTVRRRVGAAFQLDDLFPYDADPHLRNLESCFALQKKIVEAAKKLAYENELCKTVRKKRRRNLLDATKKLQGIENQINDYRVKIGKEPTQRASVIIADDVNLDSLSDCLNLEDDEPLQRHSVQYSPRPNSSNSFAASYHSNHIDHTHDNYQDCGRLNYGQVQDPVAYMYGDALSTPSSPYRQPSRQPSDSRSMPPTPQLPRNAYSSIQLSTHFRQRSGSLESQSTLPTESEPPEPVFTISSPRRSNSTEILDDGSSYTSQSSVEYPVPGCHSRAKNRHRRRQGNIYANTGSMPNLAQNDTQGYTPQPRQQPTTTAYYVTGYPRYIEPEVYPNGLYMYETEMEGHYNVNPSYYRHNPHGNYGQDEIDGLTHNLYATLRPSGTRRPSRMENPVTNNQRAEVVEHLRVWYNRQQRQQGYEAYRGPQQNLGYRTMSSRYVRNDSTTSYSTVGSENWQSRPVMAMSEYDMPPAHPQSYGYNTVHYSQPLHSSSPDPHLLAPHPHPLMDRYPPENGWMTPGRRSPLPAPLEVPGAVASGYDPEYIYTHF from the exons TGATGAAAGTTCAAGATCAGACTTAAAAAAGCTTCCAGCTTTCCCCACTGCGGTATTGAAGGAGCACCCGTCATTAGTATTCTG TGAAGATAAAGTAATCGAGCATTATAAGAAGCTGAAAGGCCTCAGTCGTGGACAGGCTATCATACG GTATCTGACCTTAGTTGAGTCTTTGCCTGCATATGGAGTTCATTTCTACAAAGTGAAG GACAAACAGGGCATACCGTGGTGGCTGGGGATTAGCTACAAAGGCATTGGCCAGTACGACCTGCAAGACAAGCTCAAGCCACGAAAg CTCTTTCTGTGGAAACAGCTTGAAAACCTGTATTTCCGAGAGAAGAAGTTTGCTGTAGAAGTCAACGAGCCTCAGAG AAGAACAGCTTCTAGACGCACATTTGGTCAGTCTGGTCAGGTCATCTACTCGTGGTATGCCAGCCATTCTCTGATCAAAACCATCTGGGTGATGGCAATCAGCCAACACCAGTTCTACCTGGACCGCAAACAGAGCAAA GCTAAAATAACTTCAGCAAGAAGTTTGGGGGATATTGCCATGGATCTCACAGAGACTGGAGCTCCGAGGAACAGTAAGCTGGTCAGCATGGAGAGTAAAGACAAGCTCATCATGGCCAGCAATGGAAGCTTGGTCTCTTCCA ATTCTGTAGACAATGAAGTGAATGAGGAACAGAAGAAAGAGAAGATTGCAgaactgaagaacaaacaggagAGCATAAAAGAAATGGTTGCACTCAAGGAAGAAGAGCTGAAGAAAATTTGCCTCCGGGAAGCT GAGTTAACCGGTGTGTTACCTAAGGAGTATCCTTTGGCACCAGGAGAGAAGCCCCCCACTGTTCGAAGGCGCGTGGGAGCTGCTTTCCAATTGGACGACCTTTTCCCTTATGATGCG GACCCTCATTTAAGAAACCTGGAGAGCTGCTTTGCGCTCCAGAAAAAGATTGTGGAGGCAGCGAAAAAACTTGCCTATGAAAATGAGCTCTGTAAAACCGTGAGGAAGAAACGCAGGAGAAATCTTCTGGATGCTACCAAAAAACTCCAGGGGATCGAAAATCAGATTAATGATTACAGAGTGAAGATTGGCAAGGAGCCCACACAAAGAGCTTCTGTCATCATTGCTG ATGATGTAAACCTTGACAGCCTTTCTGACTGCCTGAATTTGGAAGATG ACGAGCCATTGCAGAGACATTCAGTGCAGTATTCTCCACGTCCCAACTCCTCAAACTCCTTTGCTGCATCATACCATTCAAATCACATTGATCACACTCATGACAACTACCAGGACTGTGGCAG ACTAAATTATGGTCAAGTCCAAGATCCTGTGGCTTATATGTACGGAGATGCCTTATCGACACCGAGCAGCCCTTACCGTCAACCCTCACGCCAACCCTCTGACTCGCGGAGCATGCCCCCTACCCCTCAACTTCCCCGCAATGCCTACAGCAGCATCCAGCTCAG CACTCATTTTCGGCAGCGCAGCGGTAGTCTGGAATCTCAGTCAACATTGCCTACGGAGAGTGAGCCACCTGAGCCTGTCTTCACCATCTCTTCTCCCCGCCGTAGCAATAGCACTGAGATACTTGATGATGGCTCCTCCTACACCAGCCAATCCAGCGTGGAGTACCCTGTACCTGGCTGCCATTCACGTGCTAAAAACCGCCATCGGCGAAGGCAGGGCAACATATATGCCAACACAGGCAGCATGCCCAACCTTGCACAGAATGACACACAGGGATATACACCCCAACCTCGGCAACAACCAACCACCACTGCCTATTACGTTACTGGATATCCACGTTACATCGAACCTGAGGTGTACCCAAATGGACTGTACATGTATGAGACCGAGATGGAGGGACACTATAATGTTAACCCTTCCTACTACAGACACAACCCTCATGGGAACTATGGCCAGGATGAGATAGATGGTTTGACTCATAACCTTTATGCCACATTAAGGCCGTCAGGGACCCGTCGTCCATCCAGGATGGAGAATCCTGTCACAAACAATCAAAGGGCTGAAGTGGTGGAACACTTGCGTGTTTGGTACAACCGACAACAGAGACAACAAGGGTATGAAGCCTACAGGGGGCCGCAGCAGAATCTGGGCTATAGGACCATGTCATCAAGATATGTACGCAATGACAGTACAACTTCCTACTCGACAG TTGGTTCGGAAAACTGGCAGAGTCGACCAGTCATGGCAATGTCAGAGTATGATATGCCTCCTGCACACCCTCAGTCCTACGGCTACAACACTGTCCATTACAGTCAACCGTTACACAGCAG CAGCCCTGACCCCCATCTGCTGGCTCCGCATCCTCACCCTCTTATGGACAGATACCCACCCGAGAATGGGTGGATGACACCGG